The Tissierellales bacterium genome includes the window GCAAAAGGAAACCTAATTTTAAGTTATTATATTATTTTTAAATAAATAATCTTTAATTATTTCATCTTTATTAATTGTATCATATATATTATCAAAATTAATCTTTATATTGTTGTCTGCTACGTCTTCACCATAAATCTTTATTTTTTTAAACCCATACTTTTCTTTTATATATTTAATATTTTTAGATTTTTGTCCAGAAATATTTGATATATCTTTATTGTTTATTTTTAGTATTAAAGTTTTGCCAGTGGTTCTAAACTTATCCATAGTTTCAAAATATCTTTCTAAAATCATTTTATATATATTTGACTCTACTAGTTGTCTAAAAGATGGATGGAAAGGTCCGGCTACTACATCCTTACCCAAGGAGATTTTTTCTGTAGGCTGAAGACCTATTCTTATAACATTTATATTGTAATATTCAAAAAGCAATAGTAAATCTGTAGATATATTTACTGCTTCCTCTAAAGATAATGGAATGTAGTTGCCATTTAAATATAATTTTTCCAAATAAGTATCTTTAATAATTAAGGTTGGATATATTCTTACACAATCAGGCCGTTGGCTAGCTATTTGTTTTGCTGTATATAAGCTTTTTTCTTTAGTATCCTTTGGCAATCCTACCATCATTTGAAGTCCTAGTTTAAAATCGAACTTCTTTATTAAGTCAACAGCTTTATACACCTCTGCCTCTACATGACCCCTGCCGCTTGCTTTAAGTACATCATTTGCTAGGGATTGGACACCTAATTCTATAGTATCTACTCCAAAAGATTTTAGCAATTTAAGTATTTCAGTATTTATATAATCCGGTCTAGTAGAAAGCCTAATTTCATCTATTATATCTTCTTTTTTATAATTGTAAGGAATAGTTAGTAAATCTTTTTGTACCTCTTTATCAATACCTGTAAAACTGCCACCATAAAAGGCAACTTCTAATTTCTTTTTATTTTTAGGAATAGTCTCTAAACTGTTTTCAATCTTTTTCTTTACATCATTTATATTTACATTAGTAGATAAGCCTGTGATTCTTTGCTGATTACAAAATACACAACTATGGGGGCAGCCAAGGTGTGGAACAAAAATAGGTATAATATAATGTTTATTACTCATCGGATACACCTAATTTATTTAATGCTGATTTAGCGGCCACTTGTTCCGCCTCTTTTTTGCTTCTACCTTTACCACTTCCATATAGTTCCCCGTCTACCATAAGATTTATATAAAAAACTTTATCATGATCTGGCCCTTGCTCCTTGATTACTGAATATTTGACCTTGACCTTTTTGGTTCTTTGTAGTTCTTCCTGAAGCCTAGTCTTATAGTCAGTAAATAAATATTCAAAGCTTGTTGTTCTTGGTACTTTAACTTCTATCATATCAATTATAAATTTTTTAGTATTTTCTAAACCACCGTCTAAGTATATAGAACCTATTAAAGCTTCTAAAGCATCGGCTTGAATAGAATCTCTATTTCTTCCTCCAGTAACTTCTTCGCCTTTCCCTAATAACAAATAATCTCCTAAGTTCATCGTTTTAGCAGCATAAGCTAAGGATGTCTCACATACAATCGAGGCTCTAAATTTAGTTAACTCTCCTTCAGGATCGTTAGGAAATTTCCTGTATACATATTCACTAACTATAAGATTAAGTACTGAATCTCCTAAAAACTCTAATCTTTCATTATGGGTCCAATTTTTAGATTTATTTTCATTAGCATAAGAACTATGAGTCAAAGCCTTCTTTAATAATTTTTTATTTTTAAAATAGTATCCAATTTTCTTTTGAAGATCTATTAAATCTTTATTTTTAATTCTGCTACTAACCACATAATTACCTCCATAATGGTTACTGTATAAAATTTTGAAAATTCAAAATTTTATACAGTAACTTTTAATATACTTAATCAACGTTTTTAACATTTTCTATATATTCAACAACATCTCCTACAGTACTAATATCTTC containing:
- a CDS encoding radical SAM protein, which gives rise to MSNKHYIIPIFVPHLGCPHSCVFCNQQRITGLSTNVNINDVKKKIENSLETIPKNKKKLEVAFYGGSFTGIDKEVQKDLLTIPYNYKKEDIIDEIRLSTRPDYINTEILKLLKSFGVDTIELGVQSLANDVLKASGRGHVEAEVYKAVDLIKKFDFKLGLQMMVGLPKDTKEKSLYTAKQIASQRPDCVRIYPTLIIKDTYLEKLYLNGNYIPLSLEEAVNISTDLLLLFEYYNINVIRIGLQPTEKISLGKDVVAGPFHPSFRQLVESNIYKMILERYFETMDKFRTTGKTLILKINNKDISNISGQKSKNIKYIKEKYGFKKIKIYGEDVADNNIKINFDNIYDTINKDEIIKDYLFKNNIIT
- the rnc gene encoding ribonuclease III is translated as MVSSRIKNKDLIDLQKKIGYYFKNKKLLKKALTHSSYANENKSKNWTHNERLEFLGDSVLNLIVSEYVYRKFPNDPEGELTKFRASIVCETSLAYAAKTMNLGDYLLLGKGEEVTGGRNRDSIQADALEALIGSIYLDGGLENTKKFIIDMIEVKVPRTTSFEYLFTDYKTRLQEELQRTKKVKVKYSVIKEQGPDHDKVFYINLMVDGELYGSGKGRSKKEAEQVAAKSALNKLGVSDE